One region of Baekduia soli genomic DNA includes:
- a CDS encoding FHA domain-containing protein encodes MSAERAGAPFLVLRDGEGRQRLLRLEGLRLSVGRGEGNDVALPWDSEVSRLHAELECIAGEWTVVDDGLSRNGTYVNGMRISGRARLRDGDTLRIGRTTLGYRRPDAEETQERTVVAGRPVALTDLPPTQRGVLVALARPYKHGEFATPATNQEIAEELHLSVDAVKAHLRSLFQRFGIEQLPQNQKRSRLVAEALQQGMLTTRDL; translated from the coding sequence CTGAGCGCCGAGCGCGCGGGCGCGCCGTTCCTCGTGCTGCGCGACGGCGAGGGCCGCCAGCGGCTGCTGCGCCTGGAGGGCCTGCGCCTGAGCGTCGGGCGCGGCGAGGGCAACGACGTGGCGCTGCCGTGGGACAGCGAGGTGAGCCGCCTGCACGCCGAGCTCGAGTGCATCGCGGGGGAGTGGACCGTCGTCGACGACGGCCTCTCGCGCAACGGGACCTACGTCAACGGGATGCGGATCTCGGGCCGGGCGCGGCTGCGCGACGGCGACACCCTGCGCATCGGGCGCACCACGTTGGGCTACCGCCGCCCCGACGCCGAGGAGACCCAGGAGCGCACGGTGGTCGCGGGCCGGCCCGTGGCGCTGACCGACCTGCCGCCGACGCAGCGCGGGGTCCTCGTGGCGCTCGCCCGTCCCTACAAGCACGGCGAGTTCGCCACGCCGGCGACCAACCAGGAGATCGCCGAGGAGCTGCACCTGTCGGTCGACGCGGTCAAGGCCCACCTGCGTTCGCTCTTCCAGCGCTTCGGGATCGAGCAGCTGCCGCAGAACCAGAAGCGCTCACGCCTCGTGGCCGAGGCCCTGCAGCAGGGGATGCTGACGACGCGGGATCTGTAG
- a CDS encoding RNA polymerase sigma factor: MTALPPSPAAPASRARAPRAGSATDEALVAAVRSGSDAAFSAIVHRYEAPLTGYARQVLGGRHHDAEECVQDAFLRALRAMRSGQAEIALRPWLHTIVRNRCFDQLRRPNRTTDLDPHEAVLHDMGPGPVSTIGRREDLARVVAGLGTLPERQRQALVMHELEDRSHSHIGRVLGVSTGASKALVCRARQGVAQAVGRAAA; the protein is encoded by the coding sequence ATGACCGCGCTGCCCCCCTCCCCCGCCGCCCCCGCCTCCCGCGCACGCGCCCCGCGTGCCGGCTCCGCCACCGACGAGGCGCTCGTCGCCGCCGTCCGCTCGGGCTCCGACGCCGCGTTCTCGGCGATCGTGCACCGCTACGAGGCGCCCCTGACCGGCTACGCCCGGCAGGTCCTCGGCGGCCGCCACCACGACGCCGAGGAGTGCGTCCAGGACGCCTTCCTGCGCGCCCTGCGCGCCATGCGCAGCGGGCAGGCCGAGATCGCCCTGCGCCCCTGGCTGCACACCATCGTGCGCAACCGCTGCTTCGACCAGCTGCGGCGCCCCAACCGCACGACCGACCTCGACCCGCACGAGGCCGTCCTGCACGACATGGGCCCCGGCCCGGTCTCGACGATCGGCCGCCGCGAGGACCTCGCCCGCGTCGTCGCCGGCCTCGGCACCCTGCCCGAGCGCCAGCGCCAGGCGCTCGTGATGCACGAGCTCGAGGACCGCTCGCACTCCCACATCGGCCGCGTGCTCGGTGTGTCCACCGGCGCCAGCAAGGCGCTCGTCTGCCGCGCGCGCCAGGGTGTCGCGCAGGCCGTGGGCCGCGCCGCCGCGTAG
- a CDS encoding gamma-glutamylcyclotransferase family protein, which produces MAAGWVFGYASLVTPRARPAHLQGHRRVWGVAMDNRIALAGYKVYEAPDGTRPAVDVAFLDLAPDPGTVIRGALLAVGDADLAALDGRERQYRRVEVTAAIDPAPGGPVWTYVGRPESRERVARGRAGAGAVVVQRAYAELVDHAFTALGPRELAGYRATTEAPPFPVLELARVDLPA; this is translated from the coding sequence ATGGCCGCCGGCTGGGTCTTCGGCTACGCCTCGCTCGTCACGCCGCGGGCGCGCCCGGCGCACCTCCAGGGCCACCGGCGCGTGTGGGGTGTGGCGATGGACAACCGCATCGCGCTGGCCGGCTACAAGGTCTACGAGGCGCCCGACGGCACGCGCCCCGCCGTGGACGTCGCCTTCCTGGACCTCGCCCCCGACCCCGGCACCGTGATCCGCGGGGCGCTGCTGGCCGTCGGCGACGCCGACCTGGCCGCGCTGGACGGGCGCGAGCGCCAGTACCGCCGCGTCGAGGTCACCGCCGCGATCGACCCGGCGCCCGGCGGCCCCGTGTGGACCTACGTGGGGCGCCCCGAGAGCCGCGAGCGCGTCGCCCGCGGACGCGCGGGCGCGGGCGCCGTGGTCGTCCAGCGCGCCTACGCCGAGCTGGTGGACCACGCCTTCACCGCCCTCGGGCCGCGCGAGCTGGCCGGCTACCGGGCCACGACGGAGGCCCCACCGTTCCCGGTGCTCGAGCTGGCGCGCGTCGACCTGCCCGCGTAG
- a CDS encoding gamma-glutamyl-gamma-aminobutyrate hydrolase family protein has product MAGRPVIGLCAAIERARWGAWDTPAHLLPREYADAVQRAGGLALLLPPDPAAVADPDELLDLLDGLILAGGSDVGPATYGAVPHPETKGVSPERDAFEVALAQRAIERDLPFLGICRGMQVLNVARGGSLLQHLPESHGHTEHRRTSGSFDGNDHLVRLADGSLAARAAGEQVHRALSHHHQAVDRVGEGLVVTGHADLDDLPEAIELPDRRYVLGVQWHPEADETSRLIASLVAEARDYAGRSTRASSSTGNGGASVVAR; this is encoded by the coding sequence ATGGCCGGCAGACCAGTCATCGGCCTCTGCGCCGCGATCGAGCGCGCGCGCTGGGGGGCCTGGGACACACCCGCGCACCTGCTGCCGCGGGAGTACGCCGACGCGGTGCAGCGCGCCGGCGGCCTCGCGCTGCTGCTCCCGCCCGACCCGGCGGCCGTCGCCGACCCCGACGAGCTGCTCGACCTGCTCGACGGGCTCATCCTGGCCGGCGGCAGCGACGTCGGCCCGGCGACCTACGGCGCGGTGCCCCACCCCGAGACCAAGGGGGTCAGCCCCGAGCGCGACGCGTTCGAGGTCGCCCTGGCCCAGCGCGCCATCGAGCGCGACCTGCCGTTCCTGGGGATCTGCCGCGGGATGCAGGTGCTCAACGTCGCGCGCGGCGGCTCGCTGCTCCAGCATCTTCCCGAGAGCCACGGCCACACCGAGCACCGCCGGACCTCGGGCAGCTTCGACGGCAACGACCACCTCGTCCGGCTCGCCGACGGCTCGCTGGCGGCGCGCGCGGCGGGCGAGCAGGTCCACCGCGCGCTGAGCCACCACCACCAGGCGGTCGACCGCGTCGGCGAGGGCCTGGTCGTCACGGGCCACGCCGACCTCGACGACCTGCCGGAGGCCATCGAGCTGCCCGATCGCCGCTACGTCCTCGGGGTGCAGTGGCACCCGGAGGCCGATGAGACCAGCCGGCTCATCGCGTCGCTCGTCGCCGAGGCTCGCGACTACGCGGGCAGGTCGACGCGCGCCAGCTCGAGCACCGGGAACGGTGGGGCCTCCGTCGTGGCCCGGTAG
- a CDS encoding enoyl-CoA hydratase/isomerase family protein: MSDWETITVHRRGHAATIELNRPASMNAWNRQFGLDLRAAVEEVAADDDVRAVCVTGAGRAFSSGADLRDMGSKDEVTPNGRPDVHKILTERYHPIITGLRTMPKPVVAAVNGPAVGIGLSLALAADFVIARESAYFLLAFVNIGLAPDGGSSLFVPERVGFTRAAEMAMLGERVGAVQAAEWGLINRAVPDDAFDAQVEALVDRLAAGPTASYAGSKRQLNAWLFERMDGQLELEARIQREMAASDDFVEGVTAFVEKRRANFGGR, from the coding sequence ATGTCCGACTGGGAGACGATCACGGTCCACCGCCGGGGCCACGCCGCGACCATCGAACTGAACCGGCCCGCATCGATGAACGCGTGGAACCGCCAGTTCGGCCTGGACCTGCGCGCGGCGGTCGAGGAGGTCGCCGCCGACGACGACGTCCGCGCCGTCTGCGTGACGGGCGCCGGCCGCGCGTTCTCCTCGGGCGCCGACCTGCGCGACATGGGCTCCAAGGACGAGGTCACCCCGAACGGCCGCCCCGACGTCCACAAGATCCTCACCGAGCGCTACCACCCGATCATCACCGGACTGCGCACGATGCCCAAGCCCGTCGTGGCCGCCGTCAACGGCCCGGCCGTCGGGATCGGGCTCTCCCTGGCGCTGGCCGCCGACTTCGTCATCGCCCGGGAGTCGGCGTACTTCCTGCTGGCCTTCGTGAACATCGGCCTGGCCCCCGACGGGGGGTCGTCGCTCTTCGTGCCCGAACGCGTCGGGTTCACGCGCGCTGCCGAGATGGCGATGCTCGGCGAGCGCGTCGGCGCCGTCCAGGCCGCCGAGTGGGGCCTGATCAACCGGGCGGTCCCCGACGACGCGTTCGACGCCCAGGTCGAGGCGCTCGTCGACCGCCTCGCCGCGGGTCCGACGGCCTCCTATGCCGGATCCAAGCGCCAGCTCAACGCGTGGCTCTTCGAGCGCATGGACGGCCAGCTCGAGCTCGAGGCGCGGATCCAGCGCGAGATGGCCGCATCGGACGACTTCGTCGAGGGCGTGACGGCGTTCGTGGAGAAGCGCCGCGCCAACTTCGGCGGTCGGTGA
- the coxB gene encoding cytochrome c oxidase subunit II: MTPRRAIPALLVALAAALVLAPVASAGLLTPEHGGSSNADDINWLYTVTLIVAAIVFLGVEGVLLYSVFKFKARRGAVPAQIRGNTRLEIGWTVGAAVILVILATLTFIKLDDIRNPPDSSATGLQLADSSRRLPPNGKSLNICVNGQQYIWRYTYSADCGDSAKNLGAPFSYEEMVVPVDTTVTLDIKAQDVAHSWWIPELGGKFDAIPGYTNHTWFKIPAKFGAKPGGTIFYGQCAELCGRNHANMIAEVRAVSVAEYQQWLAQRKTDIQDAETKGAAQRKQLESGSTTP, from the coding sequence ATGACTCCGCGCCGCGCCATCCCAGCTCTCCTCGTGGCCCTGGCCGCGGCCCTGGTGCTCGCACCGGTGGCCTCCGCCGGGCTCCTCACCCCGGAGCACGGGGGGTCGTCCAATGCGGACGACATCAACTGGCTCTACACGGTCACGCTCATCGTGGCCGCGATCGTCTTCCTGGGCGTGGAGGGCGTGCTCCTCTACTCCGTCTTCAAGTTCAAGGCCCGCAGGGGCGCCGTGCCGGCCCAGATCCGCGGCAACACCCGCCTGGAGATCGGCTGGACCGTCGGGGCCGCGGTGATCCTGGTCATCCTGGCCACGCTGACGTTCATCAAGCTCGACGACATCCGCAACCCGCCCGACTCGTCGGCGACCGGGTTGCAGCTCGCCGACTCCAGCCGCCGGCTGCCGCCCAACGGCAAGTCGCTGAACATCTGCGTCAACGGCCAGCAGTACATCTGGCGCTACACCTACAGCGCCGACTGCGGCGACTCGGCCAAGAACCTCGGCGCGCCCTTCTCCTACGAGGAGATGGTGGTCCCCGTCGACACGACCGTCACCCTGGACATCAAGGCCCAGGACGTCGCGCACTCGTGGTGGATCCCCGAGCTGGGCGGCAAGTTCGACGCGATCCCCGGCTACACGAACCACACCTGGTTCAAGATCCCGGCGAAGTTCGGCGCCAAGCCGGGCGGCACCATCTTCTACGGCCAGTGCGCCGAGCTGTGCGGACGCAACCACGCGAACATGATCGCGGAGGTGCGCGCCGTCTCCGTCGCCGAGTACCAGCAGTGGCTGGCGCAGCGCAAGACCGACATCCAGGACGCCGAGACCAAGGGAGCTGCGCAGCGCAAGCAGCTCGAGTCCGGCTCGACCACCCCGTAG
- the ctaD gene encoding cytochrome c oxidase subunit I, producing MAATVEAPATASTAPIPQVVARRVDPEPKGWVSWVTTTDHKRIGIMYLVLTFAFFLLGGIEALLIRLQLSVPNNDLLTPQTYNELFTMHGTTMVFLFVVPVMAGFGNYFVPLMIGARDMAFPKLNALSFWLLVAGGLVFYGSLFFSPPECGWTCYSPLSDNDYLPSGGVDAWIFLIHLTGLSSLVGAINFYATIANMRAPGMGWGRLPLFVWAILTYAVLLILALPVIAGAVTLLLTDRHFGTHFYDPGNGGSPLLWQHLFWFFGHPEVYIMVLPGFGIISEVLPVFARKPVFGYKAIAASTVVIAFLGLLVWAHHMFATPSPSLVLIFFMMSSFLIAVPTGVKIFNWIATLWRGTIEYKTPLLFAVGFIGTFLIGGITGIFVAIFPVDWQLTDTYFVVAHFHYVLMGGAVFAVFAGLYYWFPKMSGRMLGEGLGKTSFWLMLVGFHVTFLVQHSAGLEGMPRRVYEYPDIRDLAVLNMISTVGAFILGLGILVTVINVLISVKRGAIAGPDPWKANTLEWFTSSPPPVNNFDTVPRIRSVEPMKDIRRQVLAQTGGVVSSAQPTPVEAGRMAAHPGADA from the coding sequence ATGGCTGCCACCGTCGAAGCTCCCGCCACCGCCTCCACCGCGCCGATCCCCCAGGTCGTCGCGCGCCGGGTCGATCCCGAGCCCAAGGGCTGGGTGTCGTGGGTCACCACGACCGACCACAAGCGCATCGGGATCATGTACCTGGTCCTGACGTTCGCCTTCTTCCTGCTGGGCGGCATCGAGGCCCTGCTCATCCGCCTGCAGCTCTCGGTCCCCAACAACGACCTGCTGACGCCGCAGACGTACAACGAGCTGTTCACGATGCACGGGACGACGATGGTCTTCCTGTTCGTCGTGCCCGTCATGGCGGGCTTCGGCAACTACTTCGTGCCGCTGATGATCGGCGCGCGCGACATGGCGTTCCCGAAGCTCAACGCCCTGTCGTTCTGGCTCCTGGTGGCCGGCGGCCTGGTCTTCTACGGCTCGCTGTTCTTCAGCCCGCCCGAGTGCGGCTGGACGTGCTACTCGCCGCTGAGCGACAACGACTACCTGCCCTCGGGCGGCGTCGACGCGTGGATCTTCCTCATCCACCTCACCGGCCTGTCGTCGCTGGTCGGCGCGATCAACTTCTACGCCACGATCGCCAACATGCGCGCGCCCGGCATGGGCTGGGGCCGCCTGCCGCTGTTCGTCTGGGCGATCCTGACCTACGCCGTCCTGCTGATCCTGGCGCTGCCGGTGATCGCCGGCGCCGTGACGCTGCTGCTGACCGACCGCCACTTCGGCACCCACTTCTACGACCCGGGCAACGGGGGCTCGCCACTGCTGTGGCAACACCTGTTCTGGTTCTTCGGCCACCCCGAGGTCTACATCATGGTCCTGCCGGGCTTCGGGATCATCTCCGAGGTGCTGCCGGTGTTCGCCCGCAAGCCGGTCTTCGGCTACAAGGCGATCGCCGCGTCGACCGTGGTCATCGCCTTCCTCGGCCTGCTCGTCTGGGCCCACCACATGTTCGCGACGCCGAGCCCGTCGCTCGTGCTCATCTTCTTCATGATGAGCTCGTTCCTCATCGCGGTGCCGACGGGTGTCAAGATCTTCAACTGGATCGCGACGCTCTGGCGCGGGACGATCGAGTACAAGACGCCGCTGCTGTTCGCCGTCGGGTTCATCGGCACGTTCCTCATCGGCGGCATCACGGGCATCTTCGTCGCGATCTTCCCCGTCGACTGGCAGCTGACCGACACCTACTTCGTCGTCGCCCACTTCCACTACGTGCTCATGGGCGGCGCGGTGTTCGCGGTCTTCGCGGGGCTCTACTACTGGTTCCCGAAGATGTCGGGCCGGATGTTGGGCGAGGGCCTGGGCAAGACGAGCTTCTGGCTCATGCTCGTCGGGTTCCACGTGACGTTCCTCGTGCAGCACTCCGCCGGCCTCGAGGGGATGCCCCGCCGCGTCTACGAGTACCCCGACATCCGGGACCTGGCCGTGCTGAACATGATCTCCACGGTCGGCGCCTTCATCCTCGGCCTGGGCATCCTGGTCACGGTGATCAACGTGCTGATCTCGGTCAAGCGTGGCGCGATCGCCGGGCCCGACCCGTGGAAGGCCAACACGCTGGAGTGGTTCACCAGCTCGCCGCCCCCGGTCAACAACTTCGACACCGTGCCCCGCATCCGCTCCGTGGAGCCGATGAAGGACATCCGGCGCCAGGTGCTGGCCCAGACCGGCGGCGTGGTGTCCTCCGCCCAGCCCACGCCGGTCGAGGCCGGCCGCATGGCGGCCCACCCCGGCGCCGACGCCTAG
- a CDS encoding heme o synthase: protein MEASRATTAVLPAAGARQVVVDLVALTKPKVQSLLLLTTVTTMLVAGTPSIGLILATCLGGYLSAGGAGAVNHWFDRDIDAQMKRTATRPIPAGRIAPTTALVFGIALGVLSFVWLTLTTNVLAACLAASGFVGYTLIYTVWLKRRTWQNIVWGGAAGAVPPLVGWAAVTGGLTGLPIYLFAIVFFWTPPHFWALSLLMKDEYAKVNVPMLPVVRGERDTRRQILLYSLLLYAVTQLPFCAGGLGAIYLVASLALGVLFVAGAVNLQRRADRRAALSLYLFSLLYLALLFAAMVADVKL from the coding sequence ATGGAGGCCTCCCGTGCCACCACGGCTGTCCTGCCGGCCGCCGGCGCGCGCCAGGTCGTCGTCGACCTGGTCGCGCTGACCAAGCCCAAGGTCCAGTCGCTCCTGCTGCTCACGACGGTCACGACGATGCTCGTCGCGGGCACGCCGTCGATCGGGCTCATCCTCGCCACCTGCCTGGGCGGCTACCTGTCGGCCGGGGGCGCGGGCGCGGTCAACCACTGGTTCGACCGCGACATCGACGCCCAGATGAAGCGCACGGCCACGCGGCCGATCCCGGCCGGGCGCATCGCCCCCACCACGGCGCTGGTGTTCGGCATCGCGCTCGGCGTGCTGTCGTTCGTCTGGCTGACGCTCACGACCAACGTCCTGGCGGCCTGCCTGGCCGCCTCGGGCTTCGTGGGCTACACGCTGATCTACACGGTGTGGCTCAAGCGCCGCACCTGGCAGAACATCGTCTGGGGCGGTGCCGCGGGCGCCGTGCCGCCGCTCGTGGGCTGGGCCGCGGTGACGGGCGGCCTGACCGGCCTGCCGATCTACCTCTTCGCGATCGTCTTCTTCTGGACGCCGCCGCACTTCTGGGCGCTCTCGCTGCTCATGAAGGACGAGTACGCCAAGGTCAACGTGCCCATGCTGCCGGTCGTGCGCGGCGAGCGCGACACCCGCCGCCAGATCCTGCTGTACAGCCTCCTGCTCTACGCGGTGACGCAGCTGCCGTTCTGCGCGGGCGGCCTGGGCGCCATCTACCTCGTCGCCTCGCTCGCGCTCGGCGTGCTGTTCGTCGCCGGTGCGGTCAACCTGCAGCGCCGGGCCGACCGCCGCGCCGCGCTGAGCCTCTACCTGTTCTCGCTCCTCTACCTCGCGCTGCTGTTCGCCGCGATGGTGGCGGACGTCAAGCTGTAG
- a CDS encoding CBS domain-containing protein, protein MQVRDGMSNVVLTVGPGHSLREAAKLMSERGVGAAVVLDGDAAGPGILTERDVLDAVGAGQDVDAERVGDHLTSDVVFAALDWSLEEAAVAMVQGGFRHLIVYDAGEIAGILSVRDVVRCWTDDGAICEVPASVSADASA, encoded by the coding sequence ATGCAGGTTCGGGACGGCATGAGCAACGTGGTCCTCACGGTGGGCCCGGGACACAGCCTCCGGGAGGCCGCGAAGCTGATGAGCGAGCGCGGCGTCGGCGCCGCCGTCGTCCTCGACGGTGATGCGGCCGGCCCGGGCATCCTCACCGAGCGCGACGTGCTCGACGCCGTGGGCGCCGGCCAGGACGTCGACGCCGAGCGCGTCGGCGACCACCTGACCAGCGACGTCGTGTTCGCCGCGCTGGACTGGTCCCTGGAGGAGGCGGCCGTGGCGATGGTGCAGGGCGGCTTCCGCCACCTCATCGTCTACGACGCGGGTGAGATCGCCGGGATCCTGTCCGTGCGCGACGTCGTGCGCTGCTGGACGGACGACGGCGCGATCTGCGAGGTGCCGGCGTCGGTCTCGGCCGACGCCTCGGCCTGA
- a CDS encoding helix-turn-helix transcriptional regulator — protein sequence MHRPATIRLRTSLFDDAVAIVESEFASDLSLDDIARRVASSRRQLQRAYSEIGNTTFREHLTGVRMDRAAELLRIRGLTVRDVAHRVGYRQPAQFAKAFRRHHGVAPSDFRAAGRFGRPEGSLTAPSEAVA from the coding sequence ATGCACCGACCCGCCACCATCCGCCTCCGGACCAGCCTGTTCGACGACGCCGTCGCCATCGTCGAATCCGAGTTCGCCTCCGACCTCTCCCTCGACGACATCGCCCGCCGCGTGGCCTCCTCGCGGCGCCAGCTGCAGCGTGCCTACAGCGAGATCGGCAACACCACGTTCCGCGAGCACCTCACCGGGGTGCGGATGGACCGGGCCGCTGAGCTCCTGCGCATCCGCGGCCTGACCGTGCGCGACGTGGCGCACCGCGTCGGATACCGCCAGCCTGCCCAATTCGCCAAGGCGTTCCGGCGCCATCACGGCGTCGCGCCGTCGGACTTCCGCGCCGCCGGGCGCTTCGGGCGCCCGGAGGGCAGCCTCACGGCGCCCTCCGAAGCGGTCGCGTGA
- the coxB gene encoding cytochrome c oxidase subunit II, producing MIVVGLIASAVGIAIGLLIDWFPTVGSKQAHKIDTFWDVLIICSVPVFVLVTTVVLFAARDFRMRPGQENLDGPPIHGNTKLEIVWTTIPAVMLVALCAYALITLSDIEKAPAAGNERQITATGQQFAWTFQYNEGGKKFSSTQLYVPINESVKFNVKTDDVLHDFWVPAWRMKIDAVPGITTHYRVTPDKLTGPAGYPVVCAELCGLGHAFMRSTAHVLSKAAYAAWVTKMTTAAAPAAPAGGGGQTAAVDGKTLFTKGETSTGATACGGCHKLADAGTVGGVGPDLTTAIKGKDAAFIKTSILDPNAEITPGFDKGIMPANYGQLLSPAEVDALVKYLQEVAAK from the coding sequence ATGATCGTCGTCGGTCTGATCGCGTCCGCCGTGGGGATCGCCATCGGCCTGCTCATCGACTGGTTCCCCACCGTGGGGAGCAAGCAGGCGCACAAGATCGACACGTTCTGGGACGTGCTGATCATCTGCTCGGTCCCCGTGTTCGTCCTCGTGACGACCGTGGTGCTGTTCGCGGCGCGCGACTTCCGCATGCGCCCGGGCCAGGAGAACCTCGACGGGCCCCCGATCCACGGCAACACGAAGCTCGAGATCGTCTGGACGACGATCCCGGCCGTGATGCTCGTCGCGCTCTGCGCCTACGCGCTGATCACCCTGAGCGACATCGAGAAGGCCCCTGCGGCCGGCAACGAGCGCCAGATCACCGCCACGGGCCAGCAGTTCGCCTGGACCTTCCAGTACAACGAGGGCGGCAAGAAGTTCAGCTCCACCCAGCTGTACGTGCCGATCAACGAGTCGGTGAAGTTCAACGTCAAGACCGACGACGTCCTGCACGACTTCTGGGTCCCCGCCTGGCGGATGAAGATCGACGCCGTCCCGGGCATCACGACGCACTACCGCGTCACGCCCGACAAGCTCACGGGCCCGGCCGGCTACCCCGTGGTGTGCGCCGAGCTGTGCGGCCTCGGCCACGCCTTCATGCGCTCCACGGCGCACGTCCTCTCCAAGGCGGCCTACGCGGCGTGGGTGACCAAGATGACCACGGCCGCCGCGCCCGCCGCACCCGCCGGCGGCGGCGGCCAGACCGCCGCCGTCGACGGCAAGACCCTCTTCACCAAAGGTGAGACGTCCACGGGCGCCACGGCGTGCGGCGGCTGCCACAAGCTCGCCGACGCCGGGACGGTCGGCGGCGTCGGCCCCGACCTCACCACCGCGATCAAGGGCAAGGACGCGGCGTTCATCAAGACGTCGATCCTCGACCCCAACGCGGAGATCACACCCGGATTCGACAAGGGCATCATGCCCGCCAACTACGGCCAGCTGCTGAGCCCGGCAGAGGTGGATGCGTTGGTCAAGTACCTCCAGGAGGTTGCGGCGAAATGA